The window ATTAACGTGCCGTTCTTTCTTTTCAGGATAAATATCTGCGATGGTCACCATCAAGCCTGTTTCCTCCACATCGCCAAAATCTGGATTGCAGGCGGTCCCAAAGGTTTTCATGGTAGGCGAAAGATTCATATATATATTAACTAAGGGTGGAATATTCACTCCTAAATTTCGTACACTTTGGTTTAATATTTTGAAACCGTCATCGAAATCGAGTCCCGAAAAAAGTTTTTCCATGGTGCTTGTATCGCCCTCTATTTGTAGTGGGTGGTGAGGCTTTAATAAATTTTCTTTATCAGGGAAATAACGACCTAAAAAATATAAAATTAAATTTCGGGCTTCCCTATTATAACTGCCATACATGGTAACTTTACCAAAAAAATATTTGATATGTGGGTTTTTGACTACCAATGCACCTAGGCCATCCCAAATATTATCGAGTGCAAATATCCCTTTTCGTGGATTTACAGCGGGCTGAAAATTTGGTTGTACCCAACTGCGGCCTAACTCTAGTGTAGCAGGTAAATATTCACTGATAAATTTGGGGCTGAAATCAAAATAATGACTAGTAGATAAGTGTAGTTCGCCAGTTTTTTTATCAATTGCTTTATTACAATCGATGAAACGGTAGCCCCCTATTATTTCTCTGTCTTCCTCACTAAAAACGATCAACTGTTCATAGCAATTTTCGGCGGTATCAAATTCATCAATATCAACTTTGTTGCCAGTGCCCCCCCCAGATGCTCTAAAGGTTACCTCACGCAATCGTCCTATTTCTTGCATCACATTTGGGCAATTGTGGTGGTTGATAATATATATAGTGTTATTCCCTTTATTGGTATCTCTTACAAAATAACCTTTCGACAATTCATCTTCTAATAAGTCTCTATCGATAGGGTCTATTACTTGTTCCATATTTATTTGATTTGAGACTTTAGACTATATAACTGTTCACGTATCCATTTTGCCGCTTCTTTATCATTGGGATGTTTGGCTAACTCTTCGGGGGTGATAGGTTTACCCACAACAAATTTTATCTTTTGTCCCTTTTGTTTATACATTTGGTCGGGCAACAATATCATTTCAATATTTGCTTTGATTCCCAACCGTTTACGCCACAATGACAGGTTATAAAAGAAAGGTCGGTTTTGGCCATATATATATACCGGTACTATGGGCGATTGGTATTTGCGTGCACGAGTCACAAAAGTTTTTTTCCATTCAAGGTCTTGAATCTTTCCATCTATTTTGCGAGAAACCAAACCTGCGGGGAAAAGGAAAACAGCTTTTTCTGATCCGAAAATTTTATCAAGCTCTTGCATTTGTGCAGTTGCCGATCTACCATGTTTATTAACACCTACAAAAATTTCCTTCAAATTAGTGAGGTTGAGCAATAAATCATTCACTATAAAACTAATGTCTTTGCGAACCTTTGCAATCTCGGGCACCAAGCTCATTCCATCAAGTCCGCCCAAGGGGTGATTAGCTATAATAACAACCCTACCAGTAGGAGGGATATTTTCCAAACCTGTTGACTCAATAGTTACGCCCATTTCAATTGGAACACCCGCTGAAAATTCGTACGCATCAGAGTTTTTGTGCCTCCGCATGAAATCATTTATCTGGTCTTCATGCAGTAGCCGCTTAACATATCTTAATATAAAGCGTGGTAGCCATTTGAGCAAAGTGGGATTCTTGCTGCGAAACAACTTTTCAATATCGATGAATTTTTTCTCTGTTTCCTCCATTTTGCCGCAAACAAAAGGATTGATGAGCAGATTACAAAATTATAATACTTTATTGAACCTTAAACCTTAAGCAGTTGGCAATTAACTATTGATGATTTATATGACCCCAGAGAGAGAAAAAAAAAATTGACCAAAATTATTAGCATCTCATATATATCGCCCCTAAAGGGACTTTGAGGTAGACCACATTTTTATTATTACCGAGATCTCGTCCCGCTGGGACTTAAATGCACTTGACATTTATAATGGGAAAAGCATTATCAAATATTCAAATCGCGTATAATTTCCATAATACTGGTAAATAAAAAATACATTTGAAGCCTTTTAAGGACTCAATGTTTTATCCATTGAGAATCTGCGAAAATGACCACCAAGTATTCACCAACAGCCTCTCTCATAAAAAAAATGATTGTAATGGAATGATGCATATACCTTTGCCGCAAATATATATTTGTGAGCTTCCCAATACTAACCCTAAAACCTGATCGCCAACGCAGCTTAATTAATAGACACCCTTGGGTATTTAGCGGGGCCGTGCAAAATTTACCGAAAGCTGAAACGGGCGATATCATTGAAGTGCACGACAACAAAGGCCAATGGCTGGGTTATGGTTTTTTTGATGAACGCAGTGAAATCGTTTGTAAAATTTTTGAATACGACGACCCTCATGCTATTATTGACCAAGCTTATTGGCAAAAAAGATTATCTTTAGCATATAACCTTCGAAAAAATTTGCTCGACTTATCCAATACCAATTGTTTCCGCTTGGTGCATGCCGAAGGCGATTCATTGCCAGGTATGATTGCCGATGTATATGATAATACCGTGGTGATGCAGATATTGCATAAAGGCACACAAAATATATTGGATGATATCGCTTTTTCACTTTGCAATTTAGGATTTGAATATATCTATCTAAAAACCAAAAAAAGCAGCAAACATATTGAAGATATAAATTTGCCGCAAGGCTGGTGCGGCAAGGAAGGCAACCCCATCATTAACGTGAAAGAAAATGGATTAAATTATCAAGTAGATATAGAAAATGGGCAGAAAACGGGATTCTTTTTGGACCAACGCGATAATCGTTTTTTATTAAGACAATACAGCAAAAATAAAAGTGTGCTCAATGCTTTTTGCTATACTGGCGGTTTTTCTGTATCGGCTCTTAAAGGTGATGCGGCACAAATTACCTCGGTTGATATATCAAAATCGGCAGTGGATGCGTGCAATTATAATATGAGAGAAAATTTTGGAAGTGATGCCCCTCATACTTCATTCGCTGCTGATTGTTTCGATTATTTACGCGGCATGCCTGCGGGTCAATTTGATGTGATAGTGCTTGACCCGCCAGCATTTGCCAAGCATGCAAGAGCAGTTCCGCAAGCCAGCCGGGGCTATAAAGACATTAATATGTTGGCTATCCAAAAAATAAAACCCGGAGGTATCATATTTACCTTTTCGTGTTCCAAAAATATTGATACGGTATTGTTTCGCAAGATAGTTTTTGGGGCTGCTGCCGATGCCCGTCGCAATGTGAGAATAATTCACCAACTGACCCAGGGCGTGGATCATCCCATTAATATATATCATCCCGAA is drawn from Bacteroidota bacterium and contains these coding sequences:
- a CDS encoding class I SAM-dependent rRNA methyltransferase, with the protein product MSFPILTLKPDRQRSLINRHPWVFSGAVQNLPKAETGDIIEVHDNKGQWLGYGFFDERSEIVCKIFEYDDPHAIIDQAYWQKRLSLAYNLRKNLLDLSNTNCFRLVHAEGDSLPGMIADVYDNTVVMQILHKGTQNILDDIAFSLCNLGFEYIYLKTKKSSKHIEDINLPQGWCGKEGNPIINVKENGLNYQVDIENGQKTGFFLDQRDNRFLLRQYSKNKSVLNAFCYTGGFSVSALKGDAAQITSVDISKSAVDACNYNMRENFGSDAPHTSFAADCFDYLRGMPAGQFDVIVLDPPAFAKHARAVPQASRGYKDINMLAIQKIKPGGIIFTFSCSKNIDTVLFRKIVFGAAADARRNVRIIHQLTQGVDHPINIYHPEGEYLKGLVLYIE
- a CDS encoding GNAT family N-acyltransferase, translating into MEQVIDPIDRDLLEDELSKGYFVRDTNKGNNTIYIINHHNCPNVMQEIGRLREVTFRASGGGTGNKVDIDEFDTAENCYEQLIVFSEEDREIIGGYRFIDCNKAIDKKTGELHLSTSHYFDFSPKFISEYLPATLELGRSWVQPNFQPAVNPRKGIFALDNIWDGLGALVVKNPHIKYFFGKVTMYGSYNREARNLILYFLGRYFPDKENLLKPHHPLQIEGDTSTMEKLFSGLDFDDGFKILNQSVRNLGVNIPPLVNIYMNLSPTMKTFGTACNPDFGDVEETGLMVTIADIYPEKKERHVNSYKI
- a CDS encoding 1-acyl-sn-glycerol-3-phosphate acyltransferase, with product MEETEKKFIDIEKLFRSKNPTLLKWLPRFILRYVKRLLHEDQINDFMRRHKNSDAYEFSAGVPIEMGVTIESTGLENIPPTGRVVIIANHPLGGLDGMSLVPEIAKVRKDISFIVNDLLLNLTNLKEIFVGVNKHGRSATAQMQELDKIFGSEKAVFLFPAGLVSRKIDGKIQDLEWKKTFVTRARKYQSPIVPVYIYGQNRPFFYNLSLWRKRLGIKANIEMILLPDQMYKQKGQKIKFVVGKPITPEELAKHPNDKEAAKWIREQLYSLKSQIK